CCACATTGCTTGAGAAGGTTTCCTGATACGATCTCTTCAGTGAGGTAGAATAATGGTTCTTCCCAGTACTTTGCTCCCAAGCTGGTACAGGGAGGATTTCTGTTTGAATCTTCCTTCTGAAGAAAAGTCAGAGCTGCTTTAGGCATGTGTCTTAGCTAAATATAATAGCTAAAATTTTTAGAGGGTAGTTTATGCTCACTGTGGACATTTGGCTTTTTAACCAAATGCAGAAGTATCGGTCGTTTTAAGATATCTTCATAAGTAATTTTTGACTAGTTTATGACTCTTGAATTATTTATGACTTCTGATATCTGTGCACCTCCATTTTTATACTGCTTGAAAGAACTGTATGGGTATGGGTATTAATAGGCTTTCTCCTACATTTACGTTAAAAAAATGTTggaactttaaaggaaaaaagtttatgCTTTTAATGAAAGCATTTGCATGCAGTTATATAATTGAACTTGAAAGTGCTCGAAGTTTGTCCTGCTTTTGACTACCAGCTGAATTATTTTACCATCATGAGGAAAGCCCAACTATTCTCTACCAACATTCTGGAAAACCTGTTACTAAGGGAACAacgttttattttttaaaacttttctttgggaaagcagaagctttttctgactCAAACGCTGCTGGAAATGAGCCAAGCCCTGGAAATCAGCAGGTTTCTTGGGGGAGGTTAGGAATTCTCCAGGAAAACAGAATGTACTGGTCTATGTTAGCATAATTACTATTCAGAGTCTAAAATACAAGAAGATAACAGTGAAGATAAGTTCAAGCagtttaaaatacactgtttatGTGAACTAAGTTATACAACTAACACAGTTTTGCCTCCATATGTTTCTAGGGCCAAAAATAATTATCTGTGCTGATTTCTTAGGTGTTCGTGAGTTGAATGTTAAACTAATATTTGGAGTTTGTTTTCCTGTCCCCCGCTCCCTAGTTTCTGAAGAGAGGGTTTTTCAGAGGTGCTCTGAACAGTCACAGAGCTACTCAGTATTAAACTCTCACATTTATGCTACACATATCTGTTTGTTTGATAGAGTCATCGCTGCTTTGCAGCTTTCTGAGGAGCACCAGCTCTAAGACGGGAGGAAGATCTGAACCTGCTAAGCAGTCACTTAAGAAACCGAAGTTACCAGTAGGTCGATTTGATGAACCAGAGGAGTCCAGCATAGAGAGGGAACCCCTGGAAAGTAAGTAATGTTTTACAAAATTGAAAGCCATGTTTTAAAGGCAAGACCCTGAGATGCAGTGCTGATGTCAGTTTAAGAAGAGGCGTAGGCATTCAGCACTTCAGAATCGCTTTCTAAGCTTACTGGTTCTGAAAAAAACGAGGCAGTGCAGTGGGCACAGGTTACAGCAAATGGTGTATGGGGGAGAAAGTCTTCCGAacaagggtggtcaaacactgtaACAAGTCACCCAGAGGATCTGTGACCCCTCTCCTCTTGGAGATACTCCAGTTCGCCTGGATGTCCTGACCTAACACCAGCCTTTTGAGCAGGGTTGGGGCCAGGTGTCTGCCAAAGGTGCCTTCCACCGTAAACCGCTGCACGATTCTGAGAAATGTAGCTGGTACTGGTCTATTAAGTACAGCTATAAATGGTGGTAGTAAACTCATGAGGGCACCAGCTACTTTTAATTATCCAAAAAGCCTGTTCTGTTCCTTAGTCCACAAAAGATTTCTGATTCATGCTGTATTTCGTGGTCAGTCTTTCTCTCAGTCTTGCAGGTAGTGTTTCGAAAAGCAGCAACAGATAATGAGTTTGCTGAGCCACTCGGTGGGGTCCGGGGAGACCTAATGAACTGCTGTTGGTGTTGCGTTCCAGTGACCTTAGTGGGCTGCATTTAGAGGACCTGACAGGATTGAGGGCACAGATATATTGCTGCTGAAGTCACTAGGAACGTATACTTTTTTTATCAGACAGGAGAAAGACAGAatctattttcttccttctttttaattggCCATCTTCTCTTAACTAAAAGTGCTAGTCATGCTTTATCTTATTCACCATAGTGTGATATTCTGCTACTGTTTACCAGTAGTGATAACCATGTTTATCTATTTCGAGGCCTCTAGGACAAGCTTTTTTAATATATCAATAGATTACTATGACTATCCAGATgacaaaatgactgaaaaattatAGTATCATCTCTGAAATGGTTGCAAGCAATTTCAGGTTGTGACTCACTTGAGAACTGACTCAGAGTTGGAGTTACTGTATAAGCAGCTATTTAATTCTTGTCCTTTATTCCCAAGAAAATAAATGCCATCACTGCTTCATTTAGAACAAATGCATAATTATTATCTTTTGCTTTTCGCTTGGGTGTTCTAGGTTTAGAGCAAGACGCAAGGTTTCTTTTGGCTTCAAATGTAGTTGTATATTCTTCACATGTAACACCAGCAGTAGTTTGCTAGACTGCTGACTGCCTATTGTGTTGTTAGGAAAAAACTTAAAGAGTTTAAGCTGGCTATTTGAATTCCCGCTGCTGTGTAGCTATTGTGGAGAAATCTTCTGAGCTTCTGCATCCACTGTCAGCACATCAGTAGTGCTTGGATATTGGGATGATGACATTGACAAAATAATATTAGATGCATTTGCACTCCTTCTACTGCCAGAGGTGCTCAAATAGTGACACTTCCTATCCTGGTCTGCATGAATTTTTAAACAGGCATCCCAATATGTCATTCTGTATAGCCTGTAGCTACGTGAGTCTCCCTCCATCACTGTCCTTTTTCTCTGTTCTCCAGGGTTTCTGCTGTTGTCTTTCCTCATTTTCAGCCCTGTTCCTCATTACTTGTGTTGCCCACCAGGGCTGAAGTAGGGATATGACTGAGGGAGCCCTGAGTTACATGTATATATGGGAGGCCCTGGAGAATCAGCGTGTCAAGGGGATGCGTGGGGTACAGTGAGCTTCAGGGATACCTGCAGTCCGGTGCAGGGTGAGAAAACACTCGGCCTCGGATGCTGCCGTGCCAAAACGTACTTCGTGGTTTGGCGATGCCCAGTGGGGTGGCCGTTGCACAGCATGGGTGGCTGGAGTTACTACTCTTAAGAGACAGCCCTGAGTAAGGGAGCACTGAGTAGCATAAGGATGTTGACTGTGAGGTGCGGAAAGCTCCGAGTAGGCAGCATAAGCTAGTAGGGTGCTGGGAACAAAAGAAGCACTGCTAATGTGTAACCTTAGCACGTCACTTAACAGAGAGAGCTGAAAGTCCAATCCATACCCCACTTAGGAAGAGTTTCCCTCTCCTGAAGGAGTGTCAGAGTGACTTAGTGAGCTTAATTTAAGCTTTAGAAGGTGAAAAGTCTAATTTTAGCTATTTGGGATGTTACAGTACTTCCTGTGACTGTGGTATCTAGTCTGGTGTTGATGAATATCAACATGCTACTTCTTGAAAAACGTACCAGTATCCCTGAAAACATGGTATTTTAAGTACAAGAATAATAGAATTTTAACTAAAATTCaagctaaaaattaaaaacatgagtGCTTAAAATTAGAGAcctaaacaaacacagaaagtGACCTGGTGTTTTAGATATAGTGAACATATGTACAGCATACCTGAATGACACAAATTCTCACTAGTAATTGATGAGAAACTGCGGTGCTTTCGTGCCTTTGGGCATTGAGttgcttttttatttgcataaCTGGATATGATCATACATATTGCTGCCTGTAGTCGAAACACTCTCTGAAATTACTTTTGGATGACTCTGGGAAATGTTTAACTCCAggttgtctttaaaaacaaaagagaattaattttgtatttgaaaattaaactaAGAGGCAAACATTGTAGATGGTGACATCTTTGCATTTGTCAACATTATAGGCATTTTAATGAACTTTCCCTGTCATTTTAGAGTTCCCTGATGGAATCAATCCTGCTACAAAAGAGAGGGGTGGACCTAGAGGCCCTGAACCTACACGTTTCGGAGACTGGGAGAGAAAAGGACGTTGTATAGATTTTTAATGCGTAAATGTGTCTGTATTGCTAATGTTTCtagttgttaaaaaaatataatgtacAGAAAAATCTTGCCTGGATTTGTTGTGAAGCTTCTTGTTTCTGTCATGCTTGTGATGAATTTTCTGAGAGATACTATGTAAACAAACATAATGCTGCAGCTCAAATTTTGGAGCTGTTCTTTGCTCAGTGTAGACCTGATCTGTAATGCTGTCTACCCTATCCAAGTATAAATGCAGGTATAGTGATGTGAAATGGATAGTTGGGATCTTACTGAGATGTACAAGGGCTTGGATTTCTTTGTGTATTTAAGCATTTATGTAGTGTCTTAAAAGTGCTGAAAGAGCTTTACAGTTCATGAACCTTGACACTGTTCATCCAAAGTACAGactccgaggaggaggaggaggagatcgATATGTGGCTGATCTTAGCACAGTGGGTCATTGGTAAAAGTCCCCTTAATCAAGAACCATCCCCTCTGCCTCTGTTAGAGTGGGTTGGGGTTCCTTTCCTGTTTGTAGAGAAGGGATGGAAATGCCATTTTATCTCGTCTCAGGCTGACAGCTGTAAATGGCATGACAGAAATGCAGGCTTAATTCCAAGAGGGTCAGCCCGTGATTGCAAGTAGTGTTGGGGTGCTCTGTATGCAGTTTTAGAACACTGTTCGTTATAACCTAGCTTATTACATGCTATTTGCATTATCTTTTCCTTGATTCATGGAGATGCCTGTTTGAAAACTGGCTAAATGCTGcttggggaaaaataacattACTTTCTGACACCTTATGGTCGAAAGGAGACTGATTACATTAGATAATCTAATATTGCAGGTCTTAAAACTAAGTTATCTGGCACTGAACTAGGTATCTTTCAGTCAGACCGAGCTCAGTTCTTCATTCAAGAATTTGCCTAGTTGTAAATAACTGTAGCAAAGTGTAAATCTACCACCTGTGGGGGCACTTATTAATAAGAATAAGCTGTCATTATTAAAATGTGTGAACATATGGTCTGTTTCTGTGCAAGTTCTTTTTGATAGCCTAAACAAATGGATCTTCTCCAGTCTTCAACTGTAAATGTTTTCTTCATCCCTTTGTGTTTCCTTCctggtgttttgctgttttttaacCTCTTCTCTTTTACTCTAAGTGCTCCAGCTTCTGTATTCACAGTTCCTATTAGCTGCTCTTGCTGGAGCACCACAGCGGgcattaagacagaaaaaaagtttcttggaGAGCCCAGGACAGTCTCCCATTTTATCgcctacatttctttttcttctatggCTATTTTTGCCTTTTGCTATGCCAAAGCAGGTTGTACCCAAATGAAATTCAGCTTTACTTCATGATTTCTGTTGCTTTGCATTACTCTGGCTCTGTGTAAGAACGCATGGCTTTGTCCAGCTTTGCCTTTTGTATGGTTTTATTAGAGCTTTAAAGTGTGCTAGTCCTATCACAAATCTGTACAACCTCCCAAAAACTCACCCGACTTGCAGCCAGTGAGAGAGCTCCTCACTGAGATCTGCCAGTTTGTGTACCCAGCGTTTGTTTTACTGACATAGTATCACGCTACTTGTGAGTTAAGATGTTTGACTCGCTGCGATGATGCCCTGCAGAAGTATTAAGACTGTTCAGTTAGGTTTATCAACCAGGTACCTTGCTGAAGAGCAAAATGAGGTTTACTAAAGCCTGGTTTTGATAAAAGATGTTAAGTGGTGGTAATTGCATTTTGAACCTTTAATCTTCTATAAATTTAAACTGCAGCATGGTTTGGATATTGGAAAACTGGTCTGTATTTATACCCAATTCATTCTAGTTTCCCTTCTGTAGTGCGACGCTTGAGTTTTCCCAAAATCTACTGGCATTTTCAGTTACCAAAAGATATGCTGCATCAGCTATCTTTAATGTATGTTGCTTATTAAAATACTTACTTCTAGTAATGCTTTGCCTCCTTGGTTGCTAGTGGGTTGGAAGATGCTTCATCATACAATACACCACCTTTTCAAATAGGAAGCAGGAGTTTTCATTGGAAACTTGCCTTTTCTACATCGTTATTAATAGGCTTAACATCTTAATTAGTGAAGAGGCAGTAACGCTACCATGGTTACTTTAATTTTGAATTCCAATTCTTACTCTCCTTATCCATGGATTGTTGCATGAGTTTGTTATCTTCTCTTACCAGGTTTTACCCTTCCCAGCGTGCACTCCATGAACGGTTACCCAGTTCCACTTCTTGGCGTTCCTGATTTTCCGTTCTGATTGCTCCCTTCAGCATAGACTGCCCCTGCAGTCCTCCCTGGCTGCTGAATTGCACCTTTTTGATTTGGCATATAAGGAACTGGTCTCGCTTTTCCATGGTTTTCCCTATGTTTCGGTTAGTTACCTTCAGTTTCCCCCTGCTTTGTGTTGAAGGGCTGACCCAAGCGCTGTCCAGGCCCCTGCCTCTCTGCTTTCGTGTGGGTGATGACTGCCGCTGTTGGAGCCACAGGCAGTTGTTCTGCCCTGAGCTCGGGCAGGTCCCTGCCCGTATCTGTGGAGGACCTGGGTTTGAAAGATAGCTCGGAGAGCACTGTCTGTACCGACAAGACAGAGTGCCTCGTGAAGGCAGggattttgctttcttccaaaaACTAAAATGGCTCTTGCTAACCAGGGTTGTAAATAGCTGTCAAGGGGTTGGCACTCAGGAAACAGAGGATAACACTTCCATCCTGAGGAGCTTCAGGCCCTTTTTGCCACCTCCCAGGCCCCTGCCAGTAACAACCAAATACCTGCTTAATTTGGTTAGGGAGTGTGTCAGGAAGAGATAAGAAACTGAGCATTTGGGCAAAATAACACGTAGCAGGCCAAGAGTGAGTGCCAGAGGGCGTTTCTGTGGGGTCTGCCCATCTGGCATTTACCAAAAAGGGGAGCCCTAGGCTCCCGTAATGTGGTGCTGCAAAATCACTTGTTGGTACCTGTCAAAACCAATCATGGTTTGAATGCAACAACCAATACAATGATATCGTAGGGCATAAACgatcatttctgttttgttttcttgcactgTCTGCAGTTAGGAAGGAAGCACTTCAGCACTTTTTCAGTGCTGTCTTCCTGCTCTTCCCAGATGATTAGTATTAGCAATTCACTGGGCTATAGCATTAGGGTAAAGCGATGGCTTGTGGCAGTAGCCATTAGATTAGCTACAGGTATGTTTTTATCATAAATACTGATTGAATCTATTTTTGTAGCTCTTTTAGTTCGCAAAATAGTGTAAAGCAGCAGGGGTTGtacccattttcttttaaatttctggGAGACAAAGGAAATTTGTTCTGCCTGTGTAAGCAAATTCTTGTAGTACTGGAGGATGCTTGCTCCGTTTTCTTTACTAAAAAGCTCTATGTTGCGTTTCTGTAGTAggttttctcttttaaagttaAACTTGTTTCTGCTAGCTTGCATAGCTACATTTGGTACTTTATTAAAATTATGAAGCATTTATTGTTTGAAGGAACTGCTCTGTAATTACTTTATTACAAGATCTATAAAGTTGCACTCTACAGTTGAAGAAGTTGTTTGCTATTTATTGCCTTGTTTGGAAAGTATGTATTTCAGTGCCAATTTTACTATGTTAAAATACAAGGTTTATTATATAGTTGAATCAGAGTAAAATTACCCTTTATGGTAGCAGATGTTTGTAAAGGACCATAACATTGTTATAAAACTTTACTACTTCTTCAGTTGACTGCAATAAATGATCACAAATTCCAGCGATCTGTAGTGACAGATGTGTTACATGTCTTTTTATGACACTTATTTTGGTATTGTTATTTAAAATGGACCACAACACCTTGTTCTGAAGTGTCAGGAAAATAGCAAAACTGTGTATCATTTATAAGAGGAGGATTTGGAAGTTCTGTGGGTTTTGTAATTGTTCATCAGTCACTAACACAGCATCAAGCTTATCAAAGCATAAGGAAACGATGTGAGATGTGTTTCTGTGTGCTGACCGTGATGAAAATTTGTGGCCAGTTTTATAACAGACAATATGAAAATACCTTTACTTAGCTGGTGGTTGGTGTTTCATGTCAGACCAGCTGAGATGTGCAGCCTACATTCTAATGTCAGTATGGCTGTGCTCCCTCTTACATCTTTGTAGCTGGTGGTAGGGGGTACTCGTGTAATTTTCCCAAGGACTTTTCATGCAGAAAGGGTGGCATAGTAGAAGATGAATCATAGTTATAAAATTAGGTTTTGGCAAATCCTGAAAAAAGAGCTCCATTTAAAACGAGTGCTGTGAAGAGCAGAACTAAGGAAGTCCTGTTTCCTATTAATGTGTTACACCTCTGGTAGGTCCAGTGTCTTTCTCCATGTTTCCTTGTTGGAAAGAGAAGAGGGCAAGAGAGAGGGCATCTTTCTGCCCATTGTTTCGCCCCTGGGGGCATTATTTGGACCTCTTTCCCA
The window above is part of the Accipiter gentilis chromosome 15, bAccGen1.1, whole genome shotgun sequence genome. Proteins encoded here:
- the SDHAF4 gene encoding succinate dehydrogenase assembly factor 4, mitochondrial, yielding MALRLLRGAPRAAKSSLLCSFLRSTSSKTGGRSEPAKQSLKKPKLPVGRFDEPEESSIEREPLEKFPDGINPATKERGGPRGPEPTRFGDWERKGRCIDF